The Spirosoma oryzicola region GCTGCTGGTTCCTCAGCGTCATTCGCGACTGGAGGAGTTGGCACAGGGGCAGCAGCTTTTGGCTGACTGCTTGCAGTAGTATCACGATTCTCCTGACGCGTCGGTTCCACCTTGGCAACTGGATTATTTACAGGTTCAGCTGGTTTAGGGGTCTCCACACGAGGAGCTTCTGTACGAGCTACTGGCTGCGCTGGTTCAGGCCGTGGCTGAACAGGAGCGACCGGAGCTGGCTCGATTTTAGGCTGCGCAACGGGTGCTGGCTGAGGAGTCTCCACTTTGGGAGCTACCGCAGGAGCAGGGGTTACCACAGGTGGTGTAACGGTAGGCTTAACCTCAGCAGGTTGAACCGGCTTCGGTGTTTCTACAGGCGGCTGTGCAACTACCGGTTGTGATGGTACTGGTTTAGCAACCTCCGCTTGAGCTGGCTCTACACGAGGTGTTTCTACTGGTTTCGCTACCTGCGGAGCCGGAGCTTTAGCCGCCGGAGCTGGTTTCGCGTTAAGATCAATTTTGCCGATCACTTTTAGCCCTGGCAAACCGGTTGCTGCGGTTTGCGGAGCTGGTTTTGACTCGGCTGACACTGGTTTAGGAGTGTCTACCCGAGGGACGTCTGTTTTAGGGGCGTCCGCCTTCGCGTCCGAAATAGGACGACCTGCGTCATCACGACGGTACAAAATAACCTCTTCCTCCCGACGACGCGGTGGCTCGGCGACCGCAACCGACGGTTCGGACCGGCGAGCTCCGTTCAGGAGTTCCGTTGATTTATACTCCTTCGCTAACACCTCCAACTGTTCCATGTTGATTTTGGTGTTAGGATTAATTTCCACCTTAAACCCTTTGGCAGACAGACTATTCGCAACAGAGGAAAGTCCTTTGTTGAGAATTTTTGCCACTTGGCTCAGGCGCATTGACTTATCTTCTGCCATACGTTCGGTCTATATTCGGCAAATTTAATGGTTGTTGATATGGTATGAACAACAGTTAGGGCAATAAAAATCCCTTTTCCTGATAATGAAGAATGAAAAGTTAAAAAGTGAGGACTAACTGCGTATTATTTCAGCCTCCATATCTAACTCGGCAATCGTTTATCAGGCCTACTCAAATTCCTGCTTGAGGATATTTACAATCTCCTCGACAGTGTCCTCCTCCAGATCGGTACGACGCACCAGTTCTTCTTTGCTCAGGGCAAGTACACTCTTGGCGGTATCGAGACCAACTTTACGAAGTTCATCGATCATCCACTCGTCGATTTCGTCAGAGAACTCCATCAAGTCAACGTCTTCGTCGTCTTCATGGCCTTCATTATCCCGGAAGACATCAATTTCCATGTCAACCAGTCGGCCCGCCAGTTTAATATTCTGGCCACCTTTACCGATTGCCAGCGAAACCTGATCAGGCTTCAGGAAAACAGATACGCGCTTCGTATCGCGGTCGATTTGCATCGAACTGATCTTGGCGGGGCTCAACGCCCGGCTTATCAGCAGTTCGAGGTTTTCGGTATAGTTGATAACGTCGATATTTTCGTTACCTAGCTCGCGCACAATACCGTGTATACGCGATCCTTTCATCCCAACACAGGCACCTACGGGATCGATACGATCATCGTACGACTCAACGGCTACTTTAGCCCGTTCGCCCGGCTCCCGGACGATCTTACGAATCGAGATTAAGCCGTCATAAATTTCCGGAACTTCGACTTCAAATAACCGCTCCAGAAAAACGGGAGAAGTGCGCGACAAAATAATCTTGGGTGTACCGTTGAGCATGTCAACACGGCTTACAACCGCTTTTACGGGTTCGCCTTTGCGGTACCGGTCCTTCGAAATCTGCTCTGTTCGAGGTAAGCTCAGCTCGTTATTTTCCGAATCAACCAGGATGATTTCGTGCTTTAGGAGTTGATACACCTCAGCCGTAACCAGATCACCCACCTGATCCTTGTATTTCTGATAAAGGAGTTCTTTTTCCATATCCTTTATCTTCTGAATCAGCGTTTGACGAGCGGTTTGTACGACCCGACGGCCAAAATCTTCCAGCTTCACTTCTTCGGCAACCTGTTCGCCAACCTCGAAGTCGTCCTGGATTTTGCGAGCCTCAGCGAGTGGAATTTTATCATAATCCCAAATATCCTCTGAGTCGTCGTCCACAATTTCCCGCGTTCTCCACATTTCCAGATCACCGCTTTCGGCGTTGATGATCACGTCAAAGTTCTCATCGGTACCGTATTTTTTGCGAATCATCGTCCGGAAGACATCTTCCAGAATGGCGATCATGGTGGGGCGGTCAATGTTTTTC contains the following coding sequences:
- the nusA gene encoding transcription termination factor NusA; its protein translation is MTSGLLIESFADFARSKNIDRPTMIAILEDVFRTMIRKKYGTDENFDVIINAESGDLEMWRTREIVDDDSEDIWDYDKIPLAEARKIQDDFEVGEQVAEEVKLEDFGRRVVQTARQTLIQKIKDMEKELLYQKYKDQVGDLVTAEVYQLLKHEIILVDSENNELSLPRTEQISKDRYRKGEPVKAVVSRVDMLNGTPKIILSRTSPVFLERLFEVEVPEIYDGLISIRKIVREPGERAKVAVESYDDRIDPVGACVGMKGSRIHGIVRELGNENIDVINYTENLELLISRALSPAKISSMQIDRDTKRVSVFLKPDQVSLAIGKGGQNIKLAGRLVDMEIDVFRDNEGHEDDEDVDLMEFSDEIDEWMIDELRKVGLDTAKSVLALSKEELVRRTDLEEDTVEEIVNILKQEFE